The Dehalococcoidia bacterium genomic interval TCGCCTTCGCCTTCTGCCTTGCGGACGTCTTCGATCTGCTTTTGCAGGAGCTCGTCGTAGGTCGGGCGCTGGACGGCGCGGAAGACGCCGACGGGCACGGGGTAGTCGGGGTAGTCCATGCGGCTGAGGAGGAAGGCGATCGTGGGGTCCTCGATCGTCTCGTCGTGGACCAGGAGGTCCTTCTCGGTGATGCCGTTACCGAGCGTGACTACTTCGGGCTTGAGGCCGTTGAGGCGGATGCCCTTGTCCTGGTTCTTGCCGAAGATCATTGGCTCGCCGTGCTTGAGGTAGAGCATGCGGTCGGCGCGGACGTCGCGGGCGGAGAAGTCGTCGAAGGCGCCGTCGTTGTAGATGTTGCAGTTCTGGTAGACCTCGACGAAGGAGGTGCCCTTGTGCTTTGCGGCGCGCTCCAGGGTCTCGGCGAGGTGGTGCGGGTCGGTGTCGAGCGAGCGGGCTACGAAGGTGGCCTCGGCGCCGAGGGCGACGGCGATTGGCTTCATGGGCCAGTCGATGCTGCCGTAGGGGGTCGACTTCTTG includes:
- a CDS encoding 2-oxoacid:ferredoxin oxidoreductase subunit beta; its protein translation is MVATNERSESGRLAAQTGAVKVLTRKDFVSDQEVRWCPGCGDYSILAQTQRVMPELGIPRENIVFISGIGCSSRLPYYMNTYGFHSIHGRAPTIATGLKSTRPDLSVWVVTGDGDALSIGGNHFLHVMRRNVDLQVILHNNEVYGLTKGQYSPTSPFGTVKKSTPYGSIDWPMKPIAVALGAEATFVARSLDTDPHHLAETLERAAKHKGTSFVEVYQNCNIYNDGAFDDFSARDVRADRMLYLKHGEPMIFGKNQDKGIRLNGLKPEVVTLGNGITEKDLLVHDETIEDPTIAFLLSRMDYPDYPVPVGVFRAVQRPTYDELLQKQIEDVRKAEGEGDIAALLRQGDIWTVE